The following proteins are encoded in a genomic region of Pseudorca crassidens isolate mPseCra1 chromosome 5, mPseCra1.hap1, whole genome shotgun sequence:
- the AGPAT3 gene encoding 1-acyl-sn-glycerol-3-phosphate acyltransferase gamma isoform X2 encodes MGLLAFLKTQFVVHLLIGFVFVVSGLIINSIQLCTLVLWPVNKQLYRRLNCRLAYSLWSQLVMLLEWWSCTECTLFTDQATVGHFGKEHVVIILNHNFEIDFLCGWTMCERFGVLGSSKVLAKRELLYVPLIGWTWYFLEIVFCKRKWEEDRDAVIKGLRRLADYPEYVWFLLYCEGTRFTEKKHRVSMEVAASKGLPVLKYHLLPRTKGFTTAVQCLRGTVAAVYDVTLNFRGNKNPSLLGILYGKKYEADMCVRRFPLEEIPLDEKEAAQWLHKLYQEKDALQEMYNQKGMFPGEQFKPARRPWTLLNFLFWATLLLSPLFSFVLGVFASGSPLLILTFLGFVGAASFGVRRLIGVTEIEKGSSYGNQEFKKKE; translated from the exons ATGGGCCTGCTTGCCTTCCTGAAGACCCAGTTCGTCGTGCACCTCCTCATCGGCTTCGTCTTCGTGGTGAGCGGGCTGATCATCAACTCCATCCAGCTCTGCACGCTCGTCCTCTGGCCCGTGAACAAGCAGCTGTACCGCCGGCTCAACTGCCGCCTTGCATACTCGCTCTGGAGCC AGCTGGTCATGCTTCTGGAGTGGTGGTCATGCACGGAGTGCACCCTGTTCACCGACCAGGCCACGGTGGGCCACTTCGGGAAGGAGCATGTGGTCATCATCCTGAACCACAACTTCGAAATCGACTTCCTCTGTGGGTGGACCATGTGTGAGCGCTTTGGCGTGCTGGGG AGTTCCAAAGTCCTGGCTAAAAGGGAGCTGCTGTACGTGCCCCTCATCGGCTGGACGTGGTACTTCCTGGAGATCGTGTTCTGCAAACGGAAATGGGAGGAGGACCGGGATGCCGTCATCAAAGGGCTGAGGCGCCTGGCTGACTACCCCGAATACGTGTGG TTTCTCCTGTACTGTGAGGGCACGCGCTTCACGGAGAAGAAGCATCGGGTCAGCATGGAGGTGGCCGCCTCCAAGGGGCTGCCCGTCCTCAAGTACCACCTGCTGCCTCGGACCAAGGGCTTCACCACCGCGGTCCAGTGCCTCCGTGGGACAG TCGCAGCTGTCTACGACGTCACACTGAACTTCCGAGGAAACAAGAACCCGTCTTTGCTGGGGATCCTCTACGGGAAGAAGTACGAGGCGGACATGTGTGTGAG GAGATTTCCTCTGGAAGAGATCCCGCTGGATGAAAAGGAAGCGGCTCAGTGGCTTCATAAACTCTACCAGGAGAAG GATGCGCTGCAGGAGATGTATAACCAGAAAGGCATGTTTCCGGGGGAGCAGTTCAAACCCGCCCGGCGGCCGTGGACACTCCTGAACTTCCTCTTCTGGGCCACGCTTCTCCTGTCTCCTCTCTTCAGTTTTGTCTTAGGCGTCTTTGCCAGTGGGTCTCCTCTTCTGATCCTGACGTTCCTGGGGTTTGTCGGGGCAG CTTCCTTTGGAGTCCGCCGACTGATAGGAGTGACTGAGATAGAGAAAGGCTCCAGCTATGGAAAccaagaatttaagaaaaaggaataa
- the AGPAT3 gene encoding 1-acyl-sn-glycerol-3-phosphate acyltransferase gamma isoform X3 yields MGLLAFLKTQFVVHLLIGFVFVVSGLIINSIQLCTLVLWPVNKQLYRRLNCRLAYSLWSQLVMLLEWWSCTECTLFTDQATVGHFGKEHVVIILNHNFEIDFLCGWTMCERFGVLGSSKVLAKRELLYVPLIGWTWYFLEIVFCKRKWEEDRDAVIKGLRRLADYPEYVWFLLYCEGTRFTEKKHRVSMEVAASKGLPVLKYHLLPRTKGFTTAVQCLRGTVAAVYDVTLNFRGNKNPSLLGILYGKKYEADMCVRRFPLEEIPLDEKEAAQWLHKLYQEKILESAPKYYLKTHETCWNFHWHEAR; encoded by the exons ATGGGCCTGCTTGCCTTCCTGAAGACCCAGTTCGTCGTGCACCTCCTCATCGGCTTCGTCTTCGTGGTGAGCGGGCTGATCATCAACTCCATCCAGCTCTGCACGCTCGTCCTCTGGCCCGTGAACAAGCAGCTGTACCGCCGGCTCAACTGCCGCCTTGCATACTCGCTCTGGAGCC AGCTGGTCATGCTTCTGGAGTGGTGGTCATGCACGGAGTGCACCCTGTTCACCGACCAGGCCACGGTGGGCCACTTCGGGAAGGAGCATGTGGTCATCATCCTGAACCACAACTTCGAAATCGACTTCCTCTGTGGGTGGACCATGTGTGAGCGCTTTGGCGTGCTGGGG AGTTCCAAAGTCCTGGCTAAAAGGGAGCTGCTGTACGTGCCCCTCATCGGCTGGACGTGGTACTTCCTGGAGATCGTGTTCTGCAAACGGAAATGGGAGGAGGACCGGGATGCCGTCATCAAAGGGCTGAGGCGCCTGGCTGACTACCCCGAATACGTGTGG TTTCTCCTGTACTGTGAGGGCACGCGCTTCACGGAGAAGAAGCATCGGGTCAGCATGGAGGTGGCCGCCTCCAAGGGGCTGCCCGTCCTCAAGTACCACCTGCTGCCTCGGACCAAGGGCTTCACCACCGCGGTCCAGTGCCTCCGTGGGACAG TCGCAGCTGTCTACGACGTCACACTGAACTTCCGAGGAAACAAGAACCCGTCTTTGCTGGGGATCCTCTACGGGAAGAAGTACGAGGCGGACATGTGTGTGAG GAGATTTCCTCTGGAAGAGATCCCGCTGGATGAAAAGGAAGCGGCTCAGTGGCTTCATAAACTCTACCAGGAGAA
- the AGPAT3 gene encoding 1-acyl-sn-glycerol-3-phosphate acyltransferase gamma isoform X1 — MGLLAFLKTQFVVHLLIGFVFVVSGLIINSIQLCTLVLWPVNKQLYRRLNCRLAYSLWSQLVMLLEWWSCTECTLFTDQATVGHFGKEHVVIILNHNFEIDFLCGWTMCERFGVLGSSKVLAKRELLYVPLIGWTWYFLEIVFCKRKWEEDRDAVIKGLRRLADYPEYVWFLLYCEGTRFTEKKHRVSMEVAASKGLPVLKYHLLPRTKGFTTAVQCLRGTVAAVYDVTLNFRGNKNPSLLGILYGKKYEADMCVRRFPLEEIPLDEKEAAQWLHKLYQEKDALQEMYNQKGMFPGEQFKPARRPWTLLNFLFWATLLLSPLFSFVLGVFASGSPLLILTFLGFVGAGNARARRRGLRLGVFHVPAAAPRPGDGHLGAGMQPEPCRPQRAALATEPQGREGHSQIPGPSVQKAGRPSARLASPSKSCVGRAWATGLSSGS, encoded by the exons ATGGGCCTGCTTGCCTTCCTGAAGACCCAGTTCGTCGTGCACCTCCTCATCGGCTTCGTCTTCGTGGTGAGCGGGCTGATCATCAACTCCATCCAGCTCTGCACGCTCGTCCTCTGGCCCGTGAACAAGCAGCTGTACCGCCGGCTCAACTGCCGCCTTGCATACTCGCTCTGGAGCC AGCTGGTCATGCTTCTGGAGTGGTGGTCATGCACGGAGTGCACCCTGTTCACCGACCAGGCCACGGTGGGCCACTTCGGGAAGGAGCATGTGGTCATCATCCTGAACCACAACTTCGAAATCGACTTCCTCTGTGGGTGGACCATGTGTGAGCGCTTTGGCGTGCTGGGG AGTTCCAAAGTCCTGGCTAAAAGGGAGCTGCTGTACGTGCCCCTCATCGGCTGGACGTGGTACTTCCTGGAGATCGTGTTCTGCAAACGGAAATGGGAGGAGGACCGGGATGCCGTCATCAAAGGGCTGAGGCGCCTGGCTGACTACCCCGAATACGTGTGG TTTCTCCTGTACTGTGAGGGCACGCGCTTCACGGAGAAGAAGCATCGGGTCAGCATGGAGGTGGCCGCCTCCAAGGGGCTGCCCGTCCTCAAGTACCACCTGCTGCCTCGGACCAAGGGCTTCACCACCGCGGTCCAGTGCCTCCGTGGGACAG TCGCAGCTGTCTACGACGTCACACTGAACTTCCGAGGAAACAAGAACCCGTCTTTGCTGGGGATCCTCTACGGGAAGAAGTACGAGGCGGACATGTGTGTGAG GAGATTTCCTCTGGAAGAGATCCCGCTGGATGAAAAGGAAGCGGCTCAGTGGCTTCATAAACTCTACCAGGAGAAG GATGCGCTGCAGGAGATGTATAACCAGAAAGGCATGTTTCCGGGGGAGCAGTTCAAACCCGCCCGGCGGCCGTGGACACTCCTGAACTTCCTCTTCTGGGCCACGCTTCTCCTGTCTCCTCTCTTCAGTTTTGTCTTAGGCGTCTTTGCCAGTGGGTCTCCTCTTCTGATCCTGACGTTCCTGGGGTTTGTCGGGGCAGGTAATGCACGGGCGCGACGGCGCGGCTTGAGGTTGGGAGTCTTCCATGTGCCGGCTGCGGCGCCCAGGCCTGGAGATGGTCACCTGGGAGCCGGGATGCAACCTGAGCCTTGCCGGCCTCAGAGAGCTGCTCTGGCCACTGAGCCACAGGGCCGTGAAGGCCACAGCCAGATTCCGGGGCCATCTGTCCAGAAAGCTGGCCGGCCATCCGCCCGCCTGGCATCTCCTTCTAAGAGCTGTGTGGGGAGGGCCTGGGCCACCGGTTTGAGCTCGGGCAGTTAG
- the AGPAT3 gene encoding 1-acyl-sn-glycerol-3-phosphate acyltransferase gamma isoform X4: MGLLAFLKTQFVVHLLIGFVFVVSGLIINSIQLCTLVLWPVNKQLYRRLNCRLAYSLWSQLVMLLEWWSCTECTLFTDQATVGHFGKEHVVIILNHNFEIDFLCGWTMCERFGVLGSSKVLAKRELLYVPLIGWTWYFLEIVFCKRKWEEDRDAVIKGLRRLADYPEYVWFLLYCEGTRFTEKKHRVSMEVAASKGLPVLKYHLLPRTKGFTTAVQCLRGTVAAVYDVTLNFRGNKNPSLLGILYGKKYEADMCVRRFPLEEIPLDEKEAAQWLHKLYQEKMLCSTVCVSHVMTPRFGSSSSYL, translated from the exons ATGGGCCTGCTTGCCTTCCTGAAGACCCAGTTCGTCGTGCACCTCCTCATCGGCTTCGTCTTCGTGGTGAGCGGGCTGATCATCAACTCCATCCAGCTCTGCACGCTCGTCCTCTGGCCCGTGAACAAGCAGCTGTACCGCCGGCTCAACTGCCGCCTTGCATACTCGCTCTGGAGCC AGCTGGTCATGCTTCTGGAGTGGTGGTCATGCACGGAGTGCACCCTGTTCACCGACCAGGCCACGGTGGGCCACTTCGGGAAGGAGCATGTGGTCATCATCCTGAACCACAACTTCGAAATCGACTTCCTCTGTGGGTGGACCATGTGTGAGCGCTTTGGCGTGCTGGGG AGTTCCAAAGTCCTGGCTAAAAGGGAGCTGCTGTACGTGCCCCTCATCGGCTGGACGTGGTACTTCCTGGAGATCGTGTTCTGCAAACGGAAATGGGAGGAGGACCGGGATGCCGTCATCAAAGGGCTGAGGCGCCTGGCTGACTACCCCGAATACGTGTGG TTTCTCCTGTACTGTGAGGGCACGCGCTTCACGGAGAAGAAGCATCGGGTCAGCATGGAGGTGGCCGCCTCCAAGGGGCTGCCCGTCCTCAAGTACCACCTGCTGCCTCGGACCAAGGGCTTCACCACCGCGGTCCAGTGCCTCCGTGGGACAG TCGCAGCTGTCTACGACGTCACACTGAACTTCCGAGGAAACAAGAACCCGTCTTTGCTGGGGATCCTCTACGGGAAGAAGTACGAGGCGGACATGTGTGTGAG GAGATTTCCTCTGGAAGAGATCCCGCTGGATGAAAAGGAAGCGGCTCAGTGGCTTCATAAACTCTACCAGGAGAAG ATGCTGTGCTCCACTGTGTGTGTTTCCCATGTGATGACGCCCCGTTTTGGCTCGTCGTCTTCCTACCTGTGA